A single Agrococcus sp. ARC_14 DNA region contains:
- a CDS encoding glycosyltransferase family 2 protein, with the protein MRGLAIVVVSYGSSALLAQHLAMTAAAVPEARVVVVDNFSTAQERAAVTALTKRMGWDLVALDDNTGFGGGVNAGVAHALEHGAAAMLVLNPDASIDRQGVEALAAAGDARTLRSPVVRSPSGRVWFSGLDIDLVDGEIRHPKRRPEHPDGRPVPWLSGACLWITREVWELSGGFDHDYFLYWEDVDFSRRVVERGGELLVVHGAVALHDEGGTHKETSQREEAKSELYYYWNIRNRMRFAAGHLDADGIRRWQRRSLPAAWRIVMRGGRRQLLRPIRPLRALWRGLRDGSRIAEEALSRRTELQT; encoded by the coding sequence GCGCGCTGCTCGCGCAGCACCTGGCGATGACCGCGGCGGCGGTGCCGGAGGCACGCGTCGTCGTGGTCGACAACTTCAGCACCGCTCAGGAACGGGCCGCCGTCACGGCGCTCACCAAGCGGATGGGGTGGGATCTCGTCGCGCTCGATGACAACACCGGGTTCGGTGGCGGGGTGAATGCGGGCGTCGCCCACGCGCTCGAGCATGGCGCGGCGGCGATGCTGGTGCTCAACCCGGACGCGAGCATCGACCGGCAGGGAGTCGAGGCGCTCGCGGCGGCGGGGGATGCGCGCACGCTGCGCTCGCCGGTCGTGCGCAGCCCCTCGGGGCGCGTGTGGTTCTCGGGGCTCGACATCGACCTCGTCGACGGTGAGATCCGGCATCCGAAGCGCCGTCCGGAGCACCCGGACGGGCGGCCGGTGCCCTGGCTGTCTGGCGCCTGCCTCTGGATCACCCGCGAGGTGTGGGAGCTCAGCGGCGGCTTCGACCACGACTACTTCCTCTACTGGGAGGACGTCGACTTCTCCCGCCGCGTGGTCGAGCGCGGCGGCGAGCTGCTGGTGGTCCATGGGGCGGTTGCGCTCCACGACGAGGGCGGCACCCACAAGGAGACGAGCCAGCGCGAGGAGGCGAAGTCGGAGCTGTACTACTACTGGAACATCCGCAACCGGATGCGCTTCGCGGCCGGGCATCTGGACGCGGACGGGATCCGTCGCTGGCAGCGGCGCTCGCTGCCGGCGGCCTGGCGGATCGTGATGCGCGGCGGCAGGCGGCAGCTGCTGCGACCGATCAGGCCGCTGCGAGCGCTGTGGCGAGGCCTGCGCGATGGCAGCCGGATCGCTGAGGAAGCCCTGAGTCGGCGCACGGAGCTGCAGACGTAG
- a CDS encoding LamG domain-containing protein, translating to MASQAEAGFRTPGSRVARLGQIGIAIVASATLLIGNQLAAPPSSAAPVLPAPAVEEAVAAVGEPVSSDPLPTVQIDGIVYAQAVAGNRVFAGGQFSNARPAGANPGTQLTPRSNLLSYNLTTGVLDGSFAPQVNGRIMAAATSPDGATLYIGGAFTAVNGQARYRLAAFNVATGALLPNWRPGTNSTVFGLATTGSAVYVAGQFTNVANATRTGVAAVHATTGALLPFNPVHTGGYLARAVVVSPDGSKVVAGGSFLTTNGSDNPGRGMAALDAQTGASLPWAVNSVLRNGGTNAAIYSLAADSTSVYGSGYDFGGNKQQDDFEGAFRASWADGTMIWMEDCHGDTYSVAPHNGILYTAAHTHYCGNIGEFPQLDPWYLNHSLAFDAEPSGNAITPDIWGYRSFTGNPAAKLLHWYPIWGTGSVSGIDQAGWSVASAGDYVLYGGEFTSINGIRQQGLVRFAPRDVAPNDIGPSIQGGLYPISTTSFREGEARIGWQANYDADSAALTYEVYRQGVSAPLHTVTESSTYWKRPFLRYSDTTVESGQSYSYRVRVSDADGNWTQSDWTSVTIAAAGTTPAYALDVLDDDPLHYWPLGETSGTTGLDWMGGTDLTLTANTGRTAAGQATDGSTRATTFTGATNSYGSTRALESAAQELSVEAWFRTTSTQGGKIVGFGNTPTGTSASYDRHIYLSGNGTITWGVHPGQVRVLQSGSGYNDGQWHHVVGTLGSGGMTLFVDGARVGTRADTTSAQPYDGYWRVGGDNIDGWPNVNARFLSGSIADVAIYDRVLTRAEVDGHRVASGRASTIPTAPADAYGASVFSHDPTLYWRLGEASGTVARDAGPNGLAGSYLRAGSAQFGYGQAGALDGVANTAVGFASSRNILGTWSNRQIVASASSMQSPTSFSVETWFRTSSTRGGKLVGFGTSNSTATNASSQYDRHIMMTPGGQLQFGIWSGSAQVLQTPAAYNDGTWHHVVGQQSPSGMQLYVDGQLIGSNSIATAEAYTGYWRLGGDTTWVGDPFWVGSLDEVAVYSAPLTANQVREHYELATEGAANQAPTADFTTDVTGLSVDFDASASSDPDGTIASYAWDFGDGDDGTGATPTHAYAGGGTYTVTLTVTDAEGVTGTATEEVTVQGPNAAPTAVATASVDGMSVEVSGSGSSDPDGAIASYAWDFGDGETASGATATHDYAAGGDYTIELTVTDDRGATAVDTESVTIVAPNQAPTAAFTAAESGMTVSFDAGGSTDPDGSIASYAWSFGDGSTGTGATTSRTYAADGEYDVTLTVTDDEGATAQVTRAVTAGAPVPPGAVSFDSFTRTASSAWGTPEVGPAWAALGGTAAFSVSGGEGAIALAPTQTREARMAGITGTSNQVEVTLSSDQASAGGTMSIDVIGRQVGSSYYSTRVRLEPNGLIRVYLMRDQTILPGGNVLLPQTYTAGADLHVRLQVTGTSPTTVRAAVWLDGSPEPSGWTASSTDGTAAMQAAGFLGIRAALSSVSTNPTQVLRFDRWVVTQG from the coding sequence GTGGCATCACAAGCAGAGGCCGGATTCCGGACACCGGGATCACGCGTCGCAAGACTCGGCCAGATCGGCATCGCGATCGTCGCATCGGCGACCCTGCTCATCGGCAATCAGCTGGCGGCACCCCCGTCGTCGGCCGCGCCGGTGCTGCCAGCGCCGGCGGTCGAGGAGGCCGTCGCGGCGGTCGGTGAGCCCGTCAGCTCCGATCCGCTGCCCACCGTGCAGATCGATGGCATCGTCTACGCGCAGGCCGTCGCGGGCAACCGGGTCTTCGCCGGCGGACAGTTCTCGAACGCCAGGCCAGCCGGAGCCAACCCGGGCACGCAGCTGACGCCGCGATCGAACCTGCTCTCCTACAACCTCACGACCGGTGTGCTCGACGGCTCGTTCGCACCGCAGGTCAACGGCCGCATCATGGCCGCCGCGACCTCGCCCGATGGCGCGACCCTCTACATCGGCGGCGCCTTCACCGCGGTCAACGGCCAGGCCCGCTACCGCCTCGCAGCGTTCAACGTGGCGACCGGTGCGCTGCTGCCGAACTGGCGACCCGGCACGAACTCGACCGTGTTCGGCCTCGCGACGACCGGTTCGGCCGTGTACGTCGCCGGGCAGTTCACGAACGTCGCCAACGCCACGCGCACCGGTGTCGCCGCCGTGCACGCCACCACCGGCGCGCTGCTGCCGTTCAACCCGGTGCACACGGGCGGCTATCTCGCTCGCGCCGTCGTCGTCTCGCCGGACGGCTCGAAGGTGGTCGCGGGAGGCTCCTTCCTCACCACGAACGGCTCCGACAACCCCGGTCGGGGCATGGCTGCACTCGACGCGCAGACGGGCGCGAGCCTGCCGTGGGCCGTCAACAGCGTGCTGCGCAACGGCGGCACCAACGCCGCCATCTACTCGCTCGCCGCCGACAGCACGAGCGTCTACGGCTCCGGCTACGACTTCGGCGGCAACAAGCAGCAGGACGACTTCGAAGGTGCCTTCCGGGCGAGCTGGGCAGACGGCACGATGATCTGGATGGAGGACTGCCACGGCGACACCTACTCGGTCGCGCCGCACAACGGCATCCTCTACACCGCCGCGCACACCCACTACTGCGGCAACATCGGCGAGTTCCCGCAGCTCGACCCCTGGTACCTCAACCACTCGCTCGCGTTCGACGCCGAGCCCAGCGGCAACGCCATCACTCCCGACATCTGGGGCTACCGCAGCTTCACCGGCAACCCGGCAGCGAAGCTGCTGCACTGGTACCCGATCTGGGGCACCGGCTCGGTGTCGGGCATCGACCAGGCTGGGTGGAGCGTGGCCTCCGCCGGTGACTACGTGCTCTACGGCGGCGAGTTCACCTCCATCAACGGCATCCGGCAGCAGGGCCTGGTGCGATTCGCGCCTCGTGACGTCGCCCCGAACGACATCGGGCCGAGCATCCAGGGCGGTCTCTACCCGATCAGCACCACCTCGTTCCGCGAGGGGGAGGCGCGCATCGGCTGGCAGGCGAACTACGACGCCGACAGCGCAGCGCTGACCTACGAGGTCTACCGGCAGGGCGTGAGCGCACCGCTGCACACGGTCACCGAGTCGTCGACCTACTGGAAGCGCCCGTTCCTGCGCTACTCGGACACCACTGTCGAGTCGGGGCAGAGCTACAGCTACCGCGTGCGGGTCTCCGACGCGGACGGCAACTGGACGCAGTCCGACTGGACGAGCGTGACGATCGCCGCCGCCGGCACGACGCCGGCCTATGCGCTCGACGTGCTCGACGATGACCCCCTGCACTACTGGCCGCTGGGCGAGACGAGCGGAACGACGGGGCTCGACTGGATGGGCGGCACCGACCTGACGCTGACGGCCAACACCGGCCGCACCGCCGCGGGTCAGGCGACCGATGGCTCGACGCGAGCGACCACGTTCACCGGCGCGACGAACTCGTACGGCAGCACGCGTGCGCTGGAGTCTGCCGCGCAGGAGCTCTCCGTGGAGGCGTGGTTCCGCACCACCAGCACGCAGGGCGGCAAGATCGTCGGCTTCGGCAACACCCCGACGGGCACCTCAGCCAGCTATGACCGGCACATCTATCTCTCCGGCAACGGCACCATCACCTGGGGCGTCCACCCGGGGCAGGTGCGGGTGCTGCAGAGCGGTTCCGGCTACAACGACGGCCAGTGGCACCACGTCGTCGGCACCCTGGGATCCGGCGGCATGACGCTCTTCGTCGACGGCGCCCGTGTCGGCACCCGTGCTGATACGACCTCGGCGCAGCCGTACGACGGCTACTGGCGCGTCGGCGGCGACAACATCGACGGCTGGCCCAACGTCAACGCGCGGTTCCTGAGCGGCTCGATCGCCGACGTCGCCATCTACGACCGGGTGCTGACCCGCGCCGAGGTCGACGGGCACCGCGTCGCCTCCGGCCGCGCCTCCACGATCCCGACCGCTCCCGCCGACGCCTACGGCGCATCCGTGTTCAGCCACGACCCGACGCTCTACTGGCGCCTGGGTGAGGCGAGCGGCACGGTCGCACGGGACGCCGGGCCGAACGGGCTCGCCGGCTCCTACCTGCGGGCAGGCAGCGCCCAGTTCGGCTACGGCCAGGCGGGCGCGCTCGACGGCGTCGCGAACACGGCGGTCGGCTTCGCGTCGTCGCGCAACATCCTTGGCACCTGGAGCAACCGGCAGATCGTGGCGAGCGCGAGCTCGATGCAGAGCCCGACGTCGTTCTCGGTCGAGACGTGGTTCCGCACCAGCTCGACTCGCGGCGGCAAGCTCGTCGGCTTCGGCACCAGCAACAGCACGGCGACGAACGCCTCCTCGCAGTACGACCGGCACATCATGATGACGCCGGGCGGCCAGCTGCAGTTCGGCATCTGGAGCGGCAGCGCGCAGGTGCTGCAGACTCCCGCCGCCTACAACGACGGCACGTGGCACCACGTGGTCGGGCAGCAGTCGCCGAGCGGGATGCAGCTCTACGTCGACGGCCAGCTCATCGGCTCGAACTCGATCGCGACCGCCGAGGCCTACACCGGCTACTGGCGGCTCGGCGGCGACACCACCTGGGTCGGCGACCCGTTCTGGGTGGGCTCGCTCGACGAGGTCGCGGTGTACAGCGCTCCGCTCACGGCCAACCAGGTGCGCGAGCACTACGAGCTCGCCACCGAGGGAGCCGCCAACCAGGCGCCGACGGCCGACTTCACGACCGACGTCACGGGCCTGAGCGTCGACTTCGACGCATCCGCCTCCTCCGACCCCGACGGGACGATCGCGAGCTACGCGTGGGACTTCGGCGACGGTGACGACGGCACCGGCGCGACCCCGACGCACGCCTACGCCGGCGGCGGCACCTACACGGTGACGCTCACGGTGACGGATGCGGAGGGCGTCACGGGCACGGCGACCGAGGAGGTCACGGTGCAGGGCCCGAACGCCGCGCCGACAGCCGTCGCGACGGCATCGGTCGACGGCATGTCGGTCGAGGTCAGCGGCAGCGGCTCGAGCGACCCGGACGGGGCGATCGCGTCCTACGCGTGGGACTTCGGCGACGGCGAGACGGCCAGCGGCGCCACCGCGACGCACGACTACGCCGCCGGCGGCGACTACACGATCGAGCTGACCGTGACCGACGACCGGGGCGCGACCGCGGTCGACACCGAGTCGGTCACGATCGTCGCGCCGAACCAGGCGCCGACCGCGGCGTTCACCGCTGCCGAGTCGGGCATGACCGTCTCGTTCGACGCGGGCGGCAGCACCGACCCGGACGGATCGATCGCCTCCTACGCGTGGAGCTTCGGTGACGGCTCGACCGGCACCGGTGCCACCACGAGCAGGACGTATGCGGCTGACGGCGAGTACGACGTCACCCTCACGGTCACGGACGACGAGGGCGCGACGGCGCAGGTGACGCGCGCCGTCACCGCCGGCGCCCCGGTGCCGCCCGGCGCGGTCTCGTTCGACAGCTTCACGCGAACGGCCAGCAGCGCATGGGGCACGCCAGAGGTCGGTCCGGCATGGGCGGCGCTGGGCGGCACGGCGGCGTTCTCGGTGAGCGGCGGGGAAGGTGCCATCGCCCTGGCTCCGACGCAGACCCGCGAGGCCCGCATGGCCGGCATCACCGGCACGAGCAACCAGGTCGAGGTCACGCTGTCCTCCGACCAGGCGTCGGCGGGCGGCACGATGAGCATCGACGTGATCGGGCGACAGGTCGGCTCCTCGTACTACTCGACGCGCGTGCGGCTCGAGCCGAACGGGCTGATCCGCGTCTACCTGATGCGCGATCAGACGATCCTGCCCGGCGGCAACGTGCTGCTGCCCCAGACCTACACCGCGGGCGCAGACCTGCACGTTCGGCTGCAGGTGACAGGGACCAGCCCGACGACGGTGCGGGCAGCGGTCTGGCTCGACGGCTCGCCCGAGCCGAGCGGCTGGACGGCCTCGTCGACCGACGGCACGGCGGCCATGCAGGCCGCAGGCTTCCTCGGCATCCGCGCGGCGCTCAGCTCGGTCTCGACCAACCCGACGCAGGTGCTCAGGTTCGACCGCTGGGTGGTGACGCAGGGCTGA
- a CDS encoding glycosyltransferase, whose product MSVMPRIVVALSYDQDVERWRERHARGEVLDATPYGYHRAADRFDLAWTRSHPESASVSRVRRALAARLGFDLVHIWRNRALLRGADAVWTHTEREHLAVAAVLRGAGPPVLAQSVWLWDAWPRIAPWRRRWIARQLRRHAIEVVHSRINLQDARAAVPGRRAELVPFGTQALPSVRAESAAQPPLVLAVGNDIDRDWALLATVAARLPRLRFRVVSTSRAAGEIDWPANVERVRSATRESLTASMREASCVVVPLRHNRHASGTTSCIEALGAGRPLVVSRTGGLDDYVDGTARLVEPGDADALARALEDAVAGGVPAPEAGAGEQRGLTQADYVERYVRITDWLLGGAWDASISAFAALR is encoded by the coding sequence ATGAGCGTGATGCCGCGCATCGTGGTCGCGCTGTCCTACGACCAGGACGTCGAGCGCTGGCGCGAGCGGCATGCGCGCGGCGAGGTGCTCGACGCGACGCCCTACGGCTACCACCGAGCCGCCGACCGGTTCGACCTGGCCTGGACCCGCTCGCATCCCGAGTCCGCCTCGGTCTCCCGCGTCCGCCGCGCGCTCGCCGCCCGGCTCGGCTTCGACCTCGTGCACATCTGGCGCAACCGCGCGCTGCTGCGCGGCGCCGACGCCGTGTGGACGCACACCGAGCGGGAGCACCTCGCCGTCGCAGCGGTGCTCCGCGGCGCCGGCCCGCCCGTGCTCGCGCAGTCGGTGTGGCTGTGGGACGCCTGGCCCCGCATCGCGCCCTGGCGCCGGCGATGGATCGCCAGGCAGCTCCGCCGGCACGCGATCGAGGTCGTGCACTCGCGCATCAACCTCCAGGATGCCCGGGCCGCGGTGCCGGGCCGCCGCGCCGAGCTGGTGCCGTTCGGCACGCAGGCGCTGCCGAGCGTGCGAGCCGAATCCGCCGCGCAGCCGCCGCTCGTGCTGGCGGTCGGCAACGACATCGACCGCGACTGGGCGCTGCTCGCCACCGTCGCGGCACGGCTGCCGAGGCTGCGCTTCCGCGTCGTCTCGACCAGTCGCGCAGCAGGCGAGATCGATTGGCCGGCCAACGTCGAGCGCGTGCGCTCTGCGACCCGCGAGAGCCTGACGGCATCGATGCGGGAGGCGAGCTGCGTCGTCGTGCCGCTGCGACACAATCGCCACGCCTCCGGCACCACGAGCTGCATCGAGGCGCTGGGTGCCGGCCGGCCGCTGGTCGTCTCGCGCACCGGCGGTCTCGACGACTACGTCGACGGCACCGCGCGGCTGGTGGAGCCGGGGGATGCGGATGCGCTGGCGCGCGCCCTCGAGGACGCCGTCGCGGGCGGCGTGCCGGCTCCGGAAGCGGGCGCGGGCGAGCAGCGCGGATTGACGCAGGCCGACTACGTGGAGCGCTACGTGCGCATCACCGACTGGCTGCTCGGCGGCGCCTGGGACGCGTCGATCTCGGCCTTCGCCGCGCTGCGCTGA
- a CDS encoding oligosaccharide flippase family protein, translated as MSSLLALAAKAATMAISLVCGVLTTRLILGEAGVEHYALYALLTVLPSLLAFTDLGAGAVIVNGVATSDDPRGDPQLTAQLTSVGRIVVGFAAVLMLVNTLLLVTGGWNVALGDAGGLPNAGVAAWACLTVFCLGIPVGIWVRIMLGLRRNHIVILLQGLISPLTLLGVFLLTRMPEGEGHGFLAIASYAASFVVSAIGLALTWRSTSPLIPRAAAMVPHPRRHPGVRVMDVGWPMLAQLISYPIAVSTQRYVLAQSGDAAQVAEYGVVAQVFLALNGLVLAAGLALWPIYSRKRHLGELRRGPAPMAWLFAGSVAVATALVWLLEDPIFAFITDGQIDVSGFTVLAFGLMVTCVAGVYPLGMFIMDKPGIRFQVVPTLSMALGSLALSIWLAPVLGAPGPPLGNAVALLVCQIVPFSIYIARHRERLTAKQTQDA; from the coding sequence ATGAGCTCCCTCCTCGCCCTCGCCGCCAAGGCGGCGACGATGGCGATCTCGCTCGTGTGCGGTGTGCTCACGACGAGGCTGATCCTGGGCGAGGCCGGCGTCGAGCACTACGCGCTCTACGCCCTGCTGACCGTGCTGCCGTCGCTGCTGGCCTTCACCGACCTCGGCGCGGGCGCCGTGATCGTCAATGGGGTCGCGACGAGCGACGACCCACGCGGCGACCCGCAGCTGACGGCGCAGCTCACCTCGGTGGGGCGCATCGTCGTCGGCTTCGCTGCGGTGCTGATGCTCGTCAACACGCTGCTGCTCGTGACCGGCGGCTGGAACGTCGCGCTCGGCGACGCGGGCGGCCTGCCGAACGCGGGCGTCGCCGCCTGGGCCTGCCTGACGGTGTTCTGCCTCGGCATCCCGGTCGGCATCTGGGTGCGGATCATGCTGGGGCTCCGCCGCAACCACATCGTGATCCTGCTGCAGGGCCTGATCTCGCCGCTCACGCTGCTGGGCGTCTTCCTGCTCACCCGCATGCCGGAGGGCGAGGGGCACGGCTTCCTCGCCATCGCCTCCTACGCCGCATCCTTCGTCGTCAGCGCCATCGGTCTCGCGCTCACCTGGCGCAGCACATCCCCCCTCATCCCGCGCGCGGCCGCGATGGTGCCGCATCCCCGCAGGCACCCGGGCGTGCGGGTGATGGATGTGGGCTGGCCGATGCTCGCGCAGCTGATCTCGTACCCGATCGCCGTCAGCACGCAGCGCTACGTGCTTGCGCAGTCGGGCGATGCCGCACAGGTCGCGGAGTACGGCGTGGTGGCGCAGGTCTTCCTGGCCCTGAACGGGCTCGTGCTGGCGGCGGGGCTCGCGCTCTGGCCGATCTACTCGCGCAAGCGGCACCTGGGCGAGCTGCGCCGCGGGCCGGCGCCCATGGCGTGGCTGTTCGCGGGCTCCGTCGCCGTCGCGACCGCGCTCGTCTGGCTGCTCGAGGATCCGATCTTCGCCTTCATCACCGACGGCCAGATCGACGTCTCGGGGTTCACCGTGCTCGCGTTCGGCCTGATGGTCACCTGTGTCGCGGGCGTCTACCCGCTCGGCATGTTCATCATGGACAAGCCCGGCATCCGCTTCCAGGTCGTGCCGACGCTCTCGATGGCGCTCGGCAGCCTGGCGCTCTCGATCTGGCTCGCGCCCGTGCTCGGTGCGCCCGGACCCCCGCTCGGCAATGCGGTGGCGCTGCTCGTGTGCCAGATCGTGCCGTTCTCGATCTACATCGCGCGGCATCGCGAGCGGCTCACGGCGAAGCAGACGCAGGATGCCTGA
- a CDS encoding polysaccharide biosynthesis tyrosine autokinase, with protein sequence MTLHEYATALLKHWLVIVVLALLGAAAGYGVSQFMDERYRSETTVMISPARGDSTSELVQGSNYVQSVVQTYAVLARSPVVLQPVIDELGLDETATRLAARTDVEAPLNTMVIEIGVTDATADAAQAAADAIAAEFADAVAETSPEGADGQPAVRVSVISPARAPLSAIAPNTRMNTVLGGAAGLALGVLAALALRRFGGRLGSLDDLDEAVDAPVLGAIGRASGGVVEALREHPAGRVAESVRQTTAALKFVDMDHEHRVLIVTSAGAGEGKSSTCVGLALTLAEVGSRVLLVEADLRRPTIARMTGIEGAVGLTTVLVGDATLAEAAQSWGHERLHVLPSGPKPPNAGQLLTSARLRAVLDQARADYEYVIIDTPPVGAVSDALWLAPAADAAILVARADRTRRDALRRAIAAIDGTPAPVLGVVLNGVALARGPYDQREG encoded by the coding sequence ATGACGCTCCACGAGTACGCCACTGCACTGCTCAAGCACTGGTTGGTCATCGTCGTGCTGGCACTGCTGGGCGCGGCCGCGGGCTACGGGGTGTCGCAGTTCATGGACGAGCGCTACCGCTCCGAGACGACGGTCATGATCAGCCCGGCACGCGGCGACAGCACGAGCGAGCTCGTGCAGGGGTCGAACTACGTGCAGAGCGTGGTGCAGACCTACGCGGTGCTCGCCCGCTCCCCCGTGGTGCTGCAGCCGGTCATCGACGAGCTCGGCCTCGACGAGACCGCGACGAGGCTCGCGGCGCGCACGGATGTGGAGGCGCCGCTGAACACGATGGTGATCGAGATCGGCGTGACGGATGCGACGGCCGATGCCGCGCAGGCGGCCGCCGATGCGATCGCGGCAGAGTTCGCCGATGCCGTGGCAGAGACCTCGCCAGAGGGCGCTGACGGGCAGCCCGCCGTGCGCGTGTCGGTGATCTCCCCCGCGCGGGCGCCCCTGTCGGCCATCGCCCCGAACACCCGCATGAACACGGTGCTGGGCGGGGCGGCCGGGCTCGCCCTCGGCGTGCTCGCCGCGCTCGCGCTGCGCCGCTTCGGCGGGCGCCTCGGCAGCCTCGACGACCTTGACGAGGCCGTCGACGCCCCGGTGCTGGGCGCGATCGGCCGTGCGAGCGGCGGCGTCGTCGAGGCGCTGCGCGAGCATCCGGCCGGCAGGGTCGCGGAGTCGGTGCGGCAGACGACGGCCGCCCTCAAGTTCGTCGACATGGATCACGAGCACCGGGTGCTCATCGTGACGAGCGCCGGGGCGGGTGAGGGCAAGTCCTCGACGTGCGTCGGGCTCGCGCTGACGCTCGCGGAGGTCGGCAGCCGGGTGCTGCTGGTCGAGGCCGACCTGCGCAGGCCGACGATCGCGCGGATGACGGGCATCGAGGGCGCGGTCGGCCTGACGACCGTGCTGGTCGGCGATGCGACGCTCGCGGAGGCGGCGCAGTCCTGGGGGCACGAGCGGCTCCACGTGCTGCCGAGCGGTCCGAAGCCGCCCAATGCCGGGCAGCTGCTGACGAGTGCGCGCCTGCGTGCCGTGCTCGACCAGGCGCGCGCCGACTACGAGTACGTCATCATCGACACGCCTCCGGTCGGGGCGGTGAGCGATGCCCTGTGGCTCGCACCGGCCGCCGACGCGGCGATCCTGGTGGCGCGCGCCGACCGCACGCGGCGCGACGCGCTGCGCAGGGCCATCGCCGCGATCGACGGCACCCCCGCTCCCGTGCTGGGCGTGGTGCTCAACGGCGTCGCGCTCGCGCGCGGCCCGTACGACCAGCGCGAAGGATGA
- a CDS encoding glycosyltransferase — protein sequence MRIAMLGTRGVPAAYGGFETAVEEIGSRLAARGHEVVVYGDRTHPDVSEHLGMRVVHLPSLPVKQLETLSRSGFATLHALAGAKPDVAFVFNAANAPYVSLLRARGIPVAVHVDGLEWRRAKWGGAGRAYYRWAEARSVRTADALIADAPGIAEYYAAEFGAPTELIRYGAPVLHSCSTAPLTALGLEPARFHLVVARFEPENHVLEIVEGYRRSGSTLPLAVVGSAPYSADYTRAVRDAAAGDDRIRLLGGVWDQSLLDALYAHAYTYVHGHSVGGTNPSLLRAMGAGTATIAWDVGFNREVLADDAWAFDSPEQLAAILAEAEADEPLVIARGLRSRERASRVFRWDDVADDYERLASEIAAGASIHRTSKTARRTVQNAR from the coding sequence ATGCGCATCGCCATGCTCGGCACCCGCGGCGTGCCCGCCGCCTACGGCGGCTTCGAGACCGCCGTCGAGGAGATCGGCTCCCGCCTCGCCGCCCGCGGTCATGAGGTCGTCGTCTACGGCGACCGCACGCATCCGGACGTCTCCGAGCACCTCGGCATGCGGGTCGTGCACCTGCCGTCGCTGCCCGTGAAGCAGCTCGAGACCCTCAGCCGCTCCGGGTTCGCCACGCTGCATGCCCTCGCCGGCGCCAAGCCAGACGTCGCCTTCGTCTTCAACGCAGCCAACGCCCCCTACGTATCGCTGCTGCGGGCGCGCGGGATCCCCGTCGCCGTGCACGTCGACGGGCTTGAGTGGCGGCGAGCGAAGTGGGGCGGCGCGGGCCGCGCCTACTACCGCTGGGCGGAGGCGCGCTCGGTGCGCACTGCCGACGCGCTCATCGCCGATGCGCCAGGCATCGCCGAGTACTACGCGGCCGAGTTCGGCGCGCCGACCGAGCTGATCCGCTATGGCGCCCCGGTGCTCCACAGCTGCAGCACCGCGCCGCTCACGGCCCTCGGCCTCGAGCCCGCGCGCTTCCACCTCGTCGTGGCGCGCTTCGAGCCCGAGAACCACGTGCTGGAGATCGTCGAGGGCTACCGCCGCAGCGGATCGACGCTGCCGCTCGCCGTCGTCGGCTCCGCCCCCTACAGCGCCGACTACACCCGTGCGGTGCGCGACGCTGCCGCGGGCGACGACCGCATCCGCCTGCTCGGCGGCGTCTGGGATCAGTCGCTGCTCGACGCGCTCTACGCGCATGCCTACACCTACGTGCACGGCCACTCGGTCGGCGGCACCAACCCCTCGCTGCTGCGCGCCATGGGCGCCGGCACCGCCACGATCGCCTGGGATGTGGGCTTCAATCGCGAGGTGCTCGCCGACGACGCGTGGGCCTTCGACAGCCCCGAGCAGCTCGCGGCGATCCTCGCAGAGGCGGAGGCTGACGAGCCGCTCGTCATCGCCAGGGGCCTGCGCTCGCGCGAGCGCGCGTCGCGCGTCTTCCGCTGGGACGACGTCGCCGACGACTACGAACGGCTCGCGAGCGAGATCGCTGCGGGCGCGTCGATCCACAGAACGAGCAAGACCGCCAGGAGGACAGTGCAGAATGCGAGGTGA